Proteins encoded within one genomic window of Tursiops truncatus isolate mTurTru1 chromosome Y unlocalized genomic scaffold, mTurTru1.mat.Y SUPER_Y_unloc_1, whole genome shotgun sequence:
- the LOC117310593 gene encoding uncharacterized protein, protein MPKKKNNTSSDPLKKNIWGKGGKNRRRGKNENESEKRELVFKEDGQEYAQVIKMLGNGRLEAMCFDGVKRLCHIRGKLRKKVWINTSDIILVGLRDYQQKLMKQIPLVLEMMTKSSLMTLEMMMKTLMISKVNSKFLRIVLQFEFWSSPVKKNKTSFSMNVV, encoded by the exons ATGCCTAA aaaaaaaaacaacacatccTCTGACCCACTTAAGAAGAACATTTGGG GTAAAGGAGGTAAAAACAGGCGCAGGGGTAAGAATGAgaatgaatctgaaaaaagagAATTAGTGTTTAAAGAAGATGGACAAG aATATGCTCAGGTAATCAAAATGTTGGGAAATGGAAGATTGGAAGCAATGTGTTTTGATGGTGTGAAGAGGTTATGTCATATAAGAGGAAAATTGAGGAAAAAG gtttGGATAAATACCTCAGACATTATATTGGTTGGTCTTCGAGACTATCAG caaaaattaatgaaacagataCCTTTGGTGCTGGAGATGATGACGAAATCCAGTTTGATGACATTGGAGATGATGATGAAGACATTGATGAT ATCTAAAGTGAACTCAAAGTTTCTGAGGATTGTTCTACAGTTTGAATTTTGGTCATCACCTGTTAAGAAGAATAAAACTTCATTCAGCATGAATGTAGTTTAA